From a region of the Tenggerimyces flavus genome:
- a CDS encoding TIGR02678 family protein yields MIPEEETAQRRRALRALLAKPLLLTETDADAVVLVRQHQSHLRDWLGRETGWRLHVDAEMARLFKTQPATNPPAPDPTHPARGRAKEPFGRRRYVLLCLALAVLERADAQTTLGSLAEEIMNASTEPELAGAGFAFSLETRAERSDVVAVIRTLLDWGVLTKVAGDEDAYLSATGDVLYDIRRPVLAAMLSGHRGPSTITAETFEDRLAELVDEPIPDTDDLRNQAIRRRLTRRLLEDPVLYYDELDDEERAYLTSQRSAITRRIEDATGLLPEVRAEGIAMVDPDDELTDVRMPEQRTDGHVTLLVAEYLSTRQRARLDELHAFVRDAARQFSTYWRKGVTEPGAEEQLLGIALDKLAALRLVEVDLDLVRSRPAIARFAVGEPTIKTEDAYR; encoded by the coding sequence ATGATCCCCGAAGAAGAGACAGCCCAACGCCGTAGGGCACTGCGTGCCCTGCTGGCCAAGCCGCTGCTGCTCACCGAGACCGACGCCGACGCCGTGGTTCTCGTCCGCCAGCACCAGTCTCACCTGCGCGACTGGCTCGGCCGAGAGACCGGCTGGCGACTGCACGTCGACGCCGAGATGGCGCGGTTGTTCAAGACCCAGCCGGCGACCAACCCGCCGGCGCCGGACCCCACCCATCCGGCCCGGGGACGCGCCAAGGAGCCCTTCGGCCGTCGGCGCTACGTCCTGCTCTGCCTCGCCCTTGCCGTGCTGGAGCGAGCCGATGCGCAGACCACGCTCGGGTCGCTGGCCGAGGAGATCATGAACGCCTCCACCGAGCCGGAGCTCGCCGGTGCCGGGTTCGCGTTCTCCCTCGAGACTCGCGCCGAGCGCTCCGACGTCGTCGCGGTCATCCGTACCCTCCTCGACTGGGGCGTGTTGACCAAGGTCGCCGGCGACGAGGACGCGTACCTGTCAGCGACCGGGGACGTGTTGTACGACATCCGCCGGCCCGTGCTCGCCGCCATGCTGTCCGGACATCGCGGGCCGTCGACGATCACCGCGGAGACGTTCGAGGACCGGCTGGCGGAGCTGGTCGACGAGCCGATCCCCGACACCGACGACCTGCGCAACCAGGCGATCCGGCGCAGGCTCACTCGGCGGCTGCTGGAGGACCCGGTGCTCTACTACGACGAGCTCGACGACGAGGAGCGGGCGTACCTGACCTCCCAGCGCTCCGCGATCACACGCCGGATCGAGGACGCGACGGGACTGCTGCCCGAGGTCCGCGCGGAAGGCATCGCGATGGTCGACCCGGACGACGAGCTCACCGACGTGCGCATGCCCGAGCAGCGCACCGACGGGCACGTCACGTTGCTCGTCGCGGAGTACCTGTCGACCAGACAGCGGGCGAGGTTGGACGAGCTGCACGCGTTCGTCCGGGACGCGGCCCGCCAGTTCTCCACCTACTGGCGCAAGGGTGTCACCGAGCCTGGCGCCGAGGAGCAGCTCCTCGGCATCGCGCTGGACAAGCTCGCCGCGCTCAGGCTGGTCGAAGTCGACCTCGACCTGGTACGAAGCCGTCCAGCGATCGCCCGCTTCGCGGTCGGCGAGCCCACCATCAAGACCGAGGACGCGTACCGATGA
- a CDS encoding TIGR02677 family protein, which yields MPTTAQPFAHLSAPNVSLYRDIMRVFARAKERFIVHLRPEDVAAELSRLSDEHLAQALDQLTGWSNLRADPDTSRVTSVEDFHRKRFLYQLTGEGHAAEQALTFYDEMIGRRGALQSVALEDIAEQLQALKVLASEPDPDPAKTHRLLLSLTERFSSLADNAQAFMSSLRRAIDFSDGNVDGFLAYKERLIDYINRFIADLANSGAQITVLITDLERLGHDRLLRLAAQREASDAVPDETEAAAAYANAEAAASDDWDNRWRGLRDWFVSTGTGHPSQSRLLRQAAVTAIKQLIDTVVLLNERRSGRSDRSADFRALARWFAEAPDEAAMHRLWRAAFGLTPARHLTVTAGTVAEWDEVDPPPSTPWQEAPPIRISPQLRKTGSYERRGQPNRIEDRSLARRMLRDQAEREAAETAAARRLLATEGPVLLSELGVLDARAFRLFLGLLGDALAARLPGDTEVKTTTADGSMEVRLSLVEGGAEVSVETADGGLTGPEHLIEITDLTA from the coding sequence GTGCCGACCACAGCTCAGCCGTTCGCCCACCTCAGCGCGCCGAACGTGTCGCTCTACCGCGACATCATGCGTGTCTTCGCGCGGGCGAAGGAGCGCTTCATCGTCCACCTGCGTCCGGAAGACGTGGCCGCCGAGCTGAGCCGGCTCAGCGATGAGCACCTGGCGCAGGCGCTCGACCAGCTGACCGGGTGGAGCAACCTCAGGGCCGATCCCGACACGAGCCGAGTGACCTCGGTCGAGGATTTCCATCGCAAGCGCTTCCTGTATCAGCTCACGGGCGAAGGACACGCGGCCGAGCAGGCGTTGACGTTCTACGACGAAATGATCGGCCGTCGCGGCGCCCTCCAGTCCGTCGCGCTGGAGGACATCGCGGAGCAACTGCAGGCGCTCAAGGTGCTCGCCTCTGAGCCAGACCCCGATCCCGCGAAGACCCATCGCCTCCTGCTGTCGCTGACCGAGCGGTTCTCCTCCCTGGCGGACAACGCCCAGGCGTTCATGTCCTCGCTGCGCCGAGCGATCGACTTCTCCGACGGCAACGTCGACGGCTTCCTCGCGTACAAGGAACGGCTGATCGACTACATCAACCGGTTCATCGCGGATCTCGCCAACTCCGGCGCGCAGATCACCGTGCTGATCACCGACCTGGAGCGGCTCGGCCACGACCGGCTGCTGCGGCTGGCAGCTCAGCGCGAGGCGTCCGACGCGGTGCCGGACGAGACCGAAGCCGCGGCGGCGTACGCGAATGCCGAGGCAGCCGCGTCCGACGACTGGGACAACCGGTGGCGCGGGCTCCGGGACTGGTTCGTCTCCACCGGTACGGGCCATCCTTCGCAGTCCCGGCTGCTGCGCCAAGCCGCGGTGACCGCGATCAAACAGCTCATCGACACCGTCGTCCTGCTGAACGAGCGTCGGTCCGGCCGCTCCGACCGGTCGGCCGACTTCCGGGCCCTGGCCCGATGGTTCGCGGAGGCGCCCGACGAGGCGGCCATGCACCGGCTCTGGCGGGCCGCGTTCGGGCTCACGCCGGCTCGCCACCTCACCGTCACCGCGGGGACAGTCGCCGAATGGGACGAGGTCGATCCGCCCCCGTCCACGCCCTGGCAGGAAGCTCCGCCGATCCGGATCTCGCCACAGCTGCGCAAGACCGGATCGTACGAACGCCGCGGCCAGCCCAATCGCATCGAGGACCGTTCCCTGGCCCGCCGGATGCTGCGGGACCAGGCCGAACGGGAAGCGGCCGAGACCGCCGCCGCTCGGCGTCTGCTCGCCACGGAGGGTCCGGTTCTGCTGTCGGAGCTGGGCGTGCTGGACGCACGGGCGTTCAGGCTGTTCCTCGGCCTGCTCGGTGACGCCCTCGCCGCCCGTCTTCCCGGCGACACTGAGGTCAAGACCACGACCGCCGACGGCTCGATGGAGGTTCGGCTGTCGCTGGTGGAAGGCGGCGCGGAGGTGTCCGTCGAGACCGCGGACGGCGGCCTGACCGGCCCGGAGCACCTGATCGAGATCACGGACCTCACCGCATGA
- a CDS encoding adenosine deaminase, with the protein MDLETLRRLPKIALHDHLDGGLRPATIVELAAEAGYGGLPTTDTEALHRWFVEAATSKSLLRYLETFAQTCAVMQTKDQLARVAAETAVDLADDGVVYAETRFAPEQHLEAGLSLDETVSAVLEGLRAGERESGGRIRMGLLLCAMRHTSRSVEIAELTLRHRDDGVSGYDIAGAEVGFPPIAHLEAFELLANAGMPVTIHAGEWLGPRPLAQAVHRCGAWRIGHGVSIAAEIDGDHLSPLATYVRDRRIPLEICPTSNVHTGGAASYEDHPIGRLDQLGFAVTVSSDNRLMSDTSTSQELKHVADAFDYGTDDIARLTLNAVDATFLPYLERERLWADVAKAYVSH; encoded by the coding sequence GTGGACCTCGAGACGCTGCGGCGGCTGCCGAAGATCGCTCTGCACGACCATCTCGACGGCGGGTTGCGGCCGGCGACGATCGTGGAGCTGGCGGCCGAGGCCGGGTACGGCGGGCTGCCGACGACCGACACCGAGGCGCTGCACCGGTGGTTCGTCGAGGCGGCCACCTCGAAGTCGTTGCTGCGCTACCTCGAGACGTTCGCCCAGACCTGTGCGGTGATGCAGACGAAGGACCAGCTCGCCCGCGTCGCCGCGGAGACCGCGGTCGATCTCGCGGACGACGGCGTGGTCTACGCCGAGACGCGCTTCGCGCCGGAGCAGCACCTCGAGGCGGGGCTCTCCTTGGACGAGACCGTCTCCGCGGTCCTCGAGGGGCTTCGCGCCGGCGAACGCGAGTCCGGCGGGCGCATTCGGATGGGGCTGCTGCTCTGCGCGATGCGCCACACGTCCCGTTCGGTCGAGATCGCCGAGCTCACGTTGCGCCATCGCGACGACGGCGTGAGCGGGTACGACATCGCCGGCGCCGAGGTGGGCTTCCCGCCGATCGCGCACCTCGAGGCGTTCGAGCTGCTCGCCAACGCGGGGATGCCGGTGACGATCCACGCCGGCGAGTGGCTCGGCCCGCGACCGCTCGCGCAGGCCGTACATCGCTGTGGTGCTTGGCGAATCGGCCACGGCGTCAGCATCGCCGCGGAGATCGACGGCGACCACTTGAGCCCGCTCGCGACGTACGTACGCGACCGGCGCATCCCGCTCGAGATCTGCCCCACGTCGAACGTCCACACCGGCGGCGCCGCCTCGTACGAGGACCACCCGATCGGCAGGCTCGACCAGCTGGGCTTCGCGGTCACGGTCAGCAGCGACAACCGGCTGATGAGCGACACCTCCACCAGTCAGGAGCTCAAGCACGTCGCCGACGCGTTCGACTACGGCACCGACGACATCGCCAGGCTCACCCTCAACGCCGTCGACGCGACGTTCCTCCCCTACCTCGAGCGCGAACGCCTCTGGGCAGACGTCGCCAAGGCCTACGTATCCCACTAA
- a CDS encoding nuclear transport factor 2 family protein produces the protein MPSPADVLTRMLHAVDALDWATVRTCFADTVRTDYTELMGGDPEVIAADDLVARWQGVFPGFEATQHQTGPCVVTDDGWLETHVQAVHHLAGAEGGPVWRVYGHYVARIVDEQIVDFTLQLYYTDGNDSLVAQAAERATTSPRTPRVR, from the coding sequence ATGCCTTCGCCCGCTGACGTACTCACCCGCATGCTGCACGCGGTCGACGCGCTGGACTGGGCGACCGTCCGCACGTGCTTCGCCGACACGGTCCGCACCGACTACACCGAGCTGATGGGTGGCGATCCCGAGGTCATCGCGGCGGACGATCTCGTCGCGCGGTGGCAGGGCGTGTTCCCGGGGTTCGAGGCGACGCAACACCAGACCGGTCCGTGCGTGGTCACCGACGACGGCTGGCTCGAGACCCACGTCCAGGCCGTCCACCACCTCGCCGGCGCCGAGGGCGGTCCGGTCTGGCGGGTGTACGGCCACTATGTCGCCAGGATCGTGGACGAGCAGATCGTCGACTTCACGTTGCAGCTGTACTACACCGACGGCAACGACAGCCTGGTGGCACAGGCAGCCGAACGCGCGACGACCTCGCCACGTACGCCACGAGTTAGGTAA
- a CDS encoding NmrA family NAD(P)-binding protein produces the protein MILVTGATGNVGGALVRQLLDRGVGVRAVVRDPSKPLPDGVEPAVGDLNDASSLRNAFDGVDGLFLMPGYADEIATEAAKAGVRRIASLSGGSAVATNTDNPVSAYMIRTEAAVRRSGLAWTFLRPVSFMSNTLQWLPQLRAGDVVRAPFADVPIAMIDPADIALVAAEALTGDGHEGKVYALTGPEALTPAQRVAVLAEVLNRPLTFEAEPNEDARARMLGEMPEPYVNAFFSFFVDGTLDETTVRPTIIEVAGRQPKSFLHWVVENADAFAR, from the coding sequence GTGATCCTGGTGACCGGAGCGACCGGGAACGTCGGTGGCGCGCTGGTGCGCCAGCTGCTGGACCGCGGCGTCGGCGTGCGGGCCGTCGTTCGCGACCCCTCGAAGCCGTTGCCGGACGGGGTCGAGCCCGCGGTCGGCGACCTGAACGACGCTTCGAGTCTGCGGAACGCGTTCGACGGCGTGGACGGGCTGTTCCTCATGCCCGGCTACGCCGACGAGATCGCGACCGAGGCGGCGAAGGCTGGCGTGCGGCGGATCGCGTCGCTGTCCGGCGGCTCGGCGGTCGCGACGAACACCGACAATCCGGTGTCGGCGTACATGATCCGCACCGAGGCGGCGGTCAGGCGGTCCGGTCTCGCTTGGACGTTCCTGCGGCCGGTGAGCTTCATGTCGAACACGCTCCAGTGGCTCCCCCAGCTGCGCGCGGGCGACGTCGTGCGGGCCCCGTTCGCGGACGTCCCGATCGCGATGATCGACCCCGCCGACATCGCCTTGGTCGCCGCCGAGGCGCTCACCGGCGACGGGCACGAGGGCAAGGTGTACGCGCTGACCGGACCGGAGGCGCTGACGCCAGCCCAACGCGTCGCCGTCCTCGCGGAGGTGCTGAACCGGCCGCTGACGTTCGAGGCCGAGCCGAACGAGGACGCACGGGCGCGGATGCTCGGCGAGATGCCGGAGCCGTACGTGAACGCGTTCTTCTCGTTCTTCGTCGACGGCACGCTCGACGAGACCACCGTGCGGCCGACCATCATCGAGGTCGCCGGCCGCCAGCCGAAGTCCTTCCTGCACTGGGTGGTGGAGAACGCCGATGCCTTCGCCCGCTGA
- a CDS encoding alpha/beta hydrolase, producing the protein MTTPFQFFHGDTPLAVHVHRDVDNLTERQPAVIVTGSWLTVKEQMADLYAARLADRGYTVFTFDFAGFGASGGTPRHAELPARKIEDIIAAARTVSTLSYVRPGAVAYLAVCASAQYALRAIARGAPIASFASVAGWYHDAESVAPFYGGEQGVAMRLARAAEAFEHFQRTGEVRTVPAYENGNDRAGMSFELPYYAEPGRGAVPTWANEMAEFSWAYWLTFDGLSAAAEVSVPTLFVHSEDAVLPDNLRRVASTLAGPSEVVWAEGTQIDFYDQEQQVAMSVDAADQHFRRTLS; encoded by the coding sequence GTGACCACCCCGTTCCAGTTCTTCCACGGCGACACCCCACTCGCCGTGCACGTCCATCGCGATGTCGACAACCTGACCGAGCGGCAGCCCGCGGTGATCGTCACCGGCTCCTGGCTCACCGTGAAGGAACAGATGGCCGACCTGTACGCGGCCAGGCTCGCGGACCGCGGCTACACCGTCTTCACGTTCGACTTCGCGGGCTTCGGCGCGAGCGGCGGGACGCCGCGCCACGCCGAGCTGCCGGCGCGCAAGATCGAGGACATCATCGCCGCGGCGCGGACCGTGTCGACGCTGTCGTACGTCCGCCCCGGCGCTGTCGCCTACCTGGCGGTGTGCGCGTCGGCGCAGTACGCGCTGCGTGCGATCGCGAGGGGCGCGCCGATCGCCTCGTTCGCGAGCGTCGCGGGCTGGTACCACGACGCCGAGTCCGTGGCGCCGTTCTACGGCGGCGAGCAGGGCGTCGCGATGCGGCTCGCCCGCGCGGCGGAGGCGTTCGAGCATTTCCAGCGGACCGGCGAGGTGCGGACGGTGCCGGCGTACGAGAACGGCAACGACCGCGCGGGGATGTCGTTCGAGCTGCCGTACTACGCCGAGCCAGGCCGCGGCGCGGTCCCGACGTGGGCGAACGAGATGGCGGAGTTCAGCTGGGCGTACTGGCTGACGTTCGACGGTCTGTCGGCGGCGGCCGAGGTGTCCGTGCCGACGCTCTTCGTGCACAGCGAAGACGCGGTTCTGCCCGACAACCTGCGCCGAGTAGCGTCCACGTTGGCCGGCCCGAGCGAGGTTGTGTGGGCCGAGGGAACGCAGATCGACTTCTACGACCAGGAGCAGCAGGTGGCGATGTCCGTCGACGCGGCAGACCAGCACTTCCGGAGGACGCTGTCGTGA